One part of the Xylocopa sonorina isolate GNS202 chromosome 10, iyXylSono1_principal, whole genome shotgun sequence genome encodes these proteins:
- the LOC143428170 gene encoding uncharacterized protein C15orf61 homolog isoform X2: MIPRAVSLRRTLVACPYGTWTRIVSRKTKPLSSEVLTNYLLQTNEPPWTSYFVKYADVVNDQRGMSHFNWPAGSSNYHVLRTGCFPYIKYHCTKRPRQDLSGEDKFFKAIKLLNLGIPTLMYGLAATLLIRHREIVKTAKGDVTIYFLLPEDKGSVY, encoded by the exons ATGATCCCGCGAGCGGTGTCCCTACGAAGGACACTTGTCGCTTGCCCATATGGTACCTGGACGAGGATTGTTTCCAGGAAGACCAAGCCACTGTCATCCGAG GTCTTGACGAACTACCTGCTGCAGACGAACGAGCCACCGTGGACGTCGTACTTCGTCAAGTACGCGGACGTGGTGAACGACCAGCGAGGGATGTCCCACTTCAATTGGCCGGCAGGCAGCAGCAATTATCACGTACTTAGAACCGGCTGTTTTCCATATATTAAATATCACTGCACGAAAAGGCCGCGGCAGGACCTTAGCGGCGAGGACAAATTCTTCAAGGCGATCAAGCTACTGAACCTTG GTATACCGACGTTAATGTACGGACTGGCAGCAACTTTATTGATCAGACACCGGGAGATCGTGAAAACAGCCAAAGGGGACGTGACGATCTACTTCTTGCTGCCCGAGGACAAGGGCTCCGTGTACTGA
- the LOC143428170 gene encoding uncharacterized protein C15orf61 homolog isoform X1: protein MSHFNWPAGSSNYHVLRTGCFPYIKYHCTKRPRQDLSGEDKFFKAIKLLNLGIPTLMYGLAATLLIRHREIVKTAKGDVTIYFLLPEDKGSVY from the exons ATGTCCCACTTCAATTGGCCGGCAGGCAGCAGCAATTATCACGTACTTAGAACCGGCTGTTTTCCATATATTAAATATCACTGCACGAAAAGGCCGCGGCAGGACCTTAGCGGCGAGGACAAATTCTTCAAGGCGATCAAGCTACTGAACCTTG GTATACCGACGTTAATGTACGGACTGGCAGCAACTTTATTGATCAGACACCGGGAGATCGTGAAAACAGCCAAAGGGGACGTGACGATCTACTTCTTGCTGCCCGAGGACAAGGGCTCCGTGTACTGA